DNA from Petropleomorpha daqingensis:
GCCAGGACGGCCGACTCGTGGTCCTGGACGACGACGGTCGGCATGTCTGGGGCACCGCCGACGCGGCGTTCGCCGAAGGGCTCGCCGGGCTCGGAACCGACCCGGCGTCGCATCCCGCCTTCGTCGGCGTCCAGCCGTTCGACCAGGTCAGCGGGCGGCGCCCGGCTCCCCGCCGCCCTGCCCGTCCGTGCCGTCCTGCCGGTCGCCGCGACTCGGTCCGACCGGCGTCCCAGCGTCGGCGCATCGACCGCGTGCTCTTCCCCCACGGTGCACCGGACGACCTGCCCGACACGCTGCAGGAGCGCTACGACCGGATGGATCTCCGGTACGCCGTCAGCGTCCTCATGACCAATCGCGATCTCGCCCGGCGCCTCGCCGCCGAGACCGGGACCCCCGTCGACGACGTTCCCGCGGGAACGTCGGGTGCCGGACGGGGATGATGCCCGGGTGCCTCGGCTGCTGGTCGTCCACCACACGCCCTCGCCCGCTCTGCAGACCGTGCTGGAGGCGGTCAAGGAGGGAGCCGCGATGGTGGAGGAGGCGGAGCTCGTCCTGCGCCCGGCGCTGTCCGCCGGGGCTGCCGACCTGCTGGAGTGCGACGGCGTCCTGCTCGGGACGCCGGCCAACATCGGCTACATGTCGGGTGCGCTCAAGCACTTCTTCGACACCGTCTACTACCCCTGCCTCGATGCGACGGTCGGCCTGCCCTACGGCGTCTACGTGCACGGCAACGACGACACCGCCGGTGCGCTGAGGGCCATCGACACGATCACCGGGGGACTGAGGTGGAAGCAGGTGGCCGCCCCGCTCAGCCTGATCGGCACGCCTGGCAAGGACGAGCTCGAGGCGGTGCGGGAGCTGGCGGCCACGGTCGCCGTCAGCCTGTGACCCCTGGCGCGGTTTGCCCCGGATGACGCTCGGGCAGCCTGAGCCGGTGCCACCACGCCGCAGCGACGCCACCACGATCCGGAAGATCACCCACGACGTCCTCGGCTTCGACGACTTCCGCCCCGGCCAGGAGCGCGCGATGCGGGCAGTGGTCGGTGGGCGGGACACCCTCGCCGTCCTTCCCTCGGGCGCCGGGAAGTCGGCGATCTACCAGGTCGCCGGGCACCTGCTCGACGGTCCGGTCGTCGTCGTCTCCCCGCTCATCGCCCTGCAGCGCGACCAGGTCGACCGGCTGGAGGAGCTGCAGCCGGGCGCGGCCCACCACCTGAACTCCAGCATGTCCGCCGGCGACCAGCGGAAGGTCCTCGAGGGCCTGGCGGACGGAACGGTCCTCTACGTCTTCCTCGCCCCCGAGCAGCTGACCAAGCCCGAGGTCGTCGACGCCATCCGCGATGCCGGACCGGCGCTGTTCGTCGTCGACGAGGCCCACTGCGTGAGCGCCTGGGGCCACGACTTCCGCCCCGACTACCTGCGCCTCGGCGGCGTGATCGAGCAGCTCGGTCACCCGACCGTCCTCGCCCTCACCGCCACCGCAGCCCCTCCGGTCCGCGCCGAGATCGTCGAACGCCTCGAGATGCGCGACGCCGAGGTCGTGGTCGCCGGCTTCGACCGCCCGGAGATCCGCCTCGAGGTCGACGCGCAGCCCGATGCGCACGGCAAGCGGGAGGCGGTCCTCGACCGCGTGCTCCAGCTCGTGGGCGACGGGCAGAAACCCGGCATCGTCTACAGCGCCACCCGCAAGGGCACCGAGGACCTCGCCGAGGCGCTGACCGAGCGCGGTCTGCGTGCCACGGCCTACCACGCCGGGGTGCGCGCCGCCGAGCGCGACGAGCGGCAGGAGGCCTTCATGGCCGACGAGCTCGACGTCGTCGTCGCCACCACCGCCTTCGGCATGGGCATCGACAAGCCCGACGTCCGGTTCGTCGTCCACGCCGAGCCGGCCGACTCGATCGACAGCTACTACCAGGAGATCGGCCGGGCCGGCCGCGACGGGCAGCCGGCGCTCGCCGTCCTGGTCTACCGGCAGGAGGACCTCGGGCTGCGTCGCTTCTTCGCCGCCGGCATCCCCGCCGAGCAGGAGCTGCAGCAGGTCGCCGGTCTGGTGCAGGCGGCCCAGGCAGCGGGCATCGAGGACGGCGTCGACGTCAAGGACCTGCGCGAGGAGACCGGCCGGGGCGCCACCCCGCTCGCCCGCGACCTCAACCTGCTCGAGCAGGTGTCCGCCGTCGTCCTCGACGAGGAGGGCGCCGCGCACCCCGCGGAGGGCGCCCCGAAGCCGTCCGAGGCCGCAGCGGCCGCCCGCGAGCTGGCCGAGCACCACGAGCGGGTCGACCAGAGCCGTGTCGAGATGATGCGCGGCTACGCCGAGACCACCGAGTGCCGGCGCCAGTTCCTCCTCGGCTACTTCGGCGAACAGCTCGACCAGCCGTGCGGCAACTGCGACAACGACACCCGCGCGGCCGAGAACGGGCAGCCGCAGCCGGCCGCCCCACCCGTGGACACCCCCTTCCCGGTCGAGACGCCGGTCGAGCACGCCGAGTGGGGTCCCGGCGTGGTCATGCGGGTCGAGGACGACCGCCTCGTCGTCCTCTTCGACGAGGTCGGCTACAAGACGCTCGCGCTCGCCGCGGTGCTCGAGCACGGCCTGCTGAAGCCGCGGCCCGCCTGAGCCGAGCCGCCGGTCACGCCCTGCAGAGAGGAACCACCCCGTGAAGGTCCTGGGCATCAACGCCATCTACCACGACCCGGCGGCCGCGCTCGTGGTCGACGGCAGGGTCGTGGCCGCGGCGGAGGAGGAGCGCTTCAGCCGGCGCAAGCACGGCAAGCGCCCGCTGCCGTGGAGCGCGTGGGAGCTGCCCGAGCTCTCCGCGGCGTGGTGCCTGAAGGAGGCCGGCATCCGGCCCGAGGAGCTCGACGCCGTCGCCTACTCCTTCGACCCCGCGCTCATGGGGACGCCGGAGGACTCCGGGCTGTTCGACGACGGCGACACGATGCGCAAGAAGTACGCCGAGATGGCCCCGGACTTCCTCGCCCACGCCCTGCCCGGTCTCGACCCGGCCCAGGTCCGCTTCGTGAAGCACCACGTCGCGCACGCGGCGTCGGCCGGGCTGGCCGCGCCGCAGCGCGACAACGCCGTCCTCGTCCTCGACGGGCGCGGCGAGGCGCACAGCCACCTGTCCGGCCGCTACGTCGACGGGCAGCTGGAGATCCTCGCCGGCCAGGCGCTCCCCCACTCGCTCGGCCTGATGTACGAGGAGCTCACCGAGCACCTCGGCTTCCTGCGCAGCTCCGACGAGTTCAAGGTCATGGCGATGGCGAGCTACGGCAAGCCGCGGTTCCTGGGCGAGGTCTCCGAGCTCATCCGCGCGACCGGCGACGGCGGCTTCGTCACCGAGACGATCGACTTCTCCGACTTCGCCCCCCGTCTCGGCAAGGACGAGCGCTGGACCGAGGACCACGCCGACCTGGCTGCCAGCGTCCAGACGCGGCTGGAGGAGGTGCTGGTCGAGCTGGCCCGCTGGCTGCACGCGCAGACCGGTGACCGGGTGCTCACCATGGCCGGCGGGACGGCGCTCAACTGCGTGGCCAACACGCGGATCCTCGCCGAGACCCCGTTCGAGGAGGTCTGGGTGCAGCCGGCCGCCGGGGACGCCGGGACGGCGCTCGGCGGCGCCCTGCACGTGGCCCACGAGCTGGGCGAACGCACCGAGCCGATGCCCGGGGCCGCGCTCGGCCGCGGCTGGACCGACGAGCAGATCGAGACCTGGCTGCAGACCGCCGCGATCGACTACGAGCGGCCGGACGACGTCGCCGAGGCCGTGGCGGAGGTCCTCGCCGACAACGGCATCGTCGCGTGGTTCCAGGGCCGCAGCGAGTACGGCCCCCGGGCGCTCGGCCACCGGTCGCTGCTCGCCCACCCCGGCTTCGAGGCCAACCTCGAGCGGATGAACGACGTCAAGGGCCGCGAGCAGTTCCGCCCGGTCGCGCCGATGGTGCTGCTGGAGCGGGCGCCCGAGATCTTCAGCCGCGGCCCGATCCCCTCGCCGTACATGCTCTTCGTGCACGACGTCGCGCCGGAGTGGAAGGACCGGATCCCCACCGTCACCCACGTGGACGGCACGGCGCGGATCCAGACCATCGACCCCGAGACCGAGCCCCTCGTGCACCGCATGATCGCGGCG
Protein-coding regions in this window:
- a CDS encoding flavodoxin family protein, whose amino-acid sequence is MPRLLVVHHTPSPALQTVLEAVKEGAAMVEEAELVLRPALSAGAADLLECDGVLLGTPANIGYMSGALKHFFDTVYYPCLDATVGLPYGVYVHGNDDTAGALRAIDTITGGLRWKQVAAPLSLIGTPGKDELEAVRELAATVAVSL
- a CDS encoding RecQ family ATP-dependent DNA helicase gives rise to the protein MPPRRSDATTIRKITHDVLGFDDFRPGQERAMRAVVGGRDTLAVLPSGAGKSAIYQVAGHLLDGPVVVVSPLIALQRDQVDRLEELQPGAAHHLNSSMSAGDQRKVLEGLADGTVLYVFLAPEQLTKPEVVDAIRDAGPALFVVDEAHCVSAWGHDFRPDYLRLGGVIEQLGHPTVLALTATAAPPVRAEIVERLEMRDAEVVVAGFDRPEIRLEVDAQPDAHGKREAVLDRVLQLVGDGQKPGIVYSATRKGTEDLAEALTERGLRATAYHAGVRAAERDERQEAFMADELDVVVATTAFGMGIDKPDVRFVVHAEPADSIDSYYQEIGRAGRDGQPALAVLVYRQEDLGLRRFFAAGIPAEQELQQVAGLVQAAQAAGIEDGVDVKDLREETGRGATPLARDLNLLEQVSAVVLDEEGAAHPAEGAPKPSEAAAAARELAEHHERVDQSRVEMMRGYAETTECRRQFLLGYFGEQLDQPCGNCDNDTRAAENGQPQPAAPPVDTPFPVETPVEHAEWGPGVVMRVEDDRLVVLFDEVGYKTLALAAVLEHGLLKPRPA
- a CDS encoding carbamoyltransferase family protein, coding for MKVLGINAIYHDPAAALVVDGRVVAAAEEERFSRRKHGKRPLPWSAWELPELSAAWCLKEAGIRPEELDAVAYSFDPALMGTPEDSGLFDDGDTMRKKYAEMAPDFLAHALPGLDPAQVRFVKHHVAHAASAGLAAPQRDNAVLVLDGRGEAHSHLSGRYVDGQLEILAGQALPHSLGLMYEELTEHLGFLRSSDEFKVMAMASYGKPRFLGEVSELIRATGDGGFVTETIDFSDFAPRLGKDERWTEDHADLAASVQTRLEEVLVELARWLHAQTGDRVLTMAGGTALNCVANTRILAETPFEEVWVQPAAGDAGTALGGALHVAHELGERTEPMPGAALGRGWTDEQIETWLQTAAIDYERPDDVAEAVAEVLADNGIVAWFQGRSEYGPRALGHRSLLAHPGFEANLERMNDVKGREQFRPVAPMVLLERAPEIFSRGPIPSPYMLFVHDVAPEWKDRIPTVTHVDGTARIQTIDPETEPLVHRMIAAFERRTGLPVVVNTSLNTAGRPMVDDPRDALECFGSAPVDLLAIGPFVVRRPKPTSR